A part of Anabas testudineus chromosome 9, fAnaTes1.2, whole genome shotgun sequence genomic DNA contains:
- the LOC113151293 gene encoding UDP-glucuronosyltransferase 2B31-like, with translation MYQLNFLTLAVLLCSSTLINGGKVLVFPLDGSHWINMKIIIEELHSRGHEVTVLRPSDSWYIKPDSSHYKTININCSTGFDEEGFGSFATTMMIMQREGASLWTQISVEYEVMRQFYETNKKLLETVEGMFEDTKLMQSLRDAKYDVFMTDPAIGAGVLLGHRLGLPLVFNVRWTIQGEGHQAIAPSPLSYVPIPGAMLTDKMTFSQRVKNVLYYLFTCLQNSYVTDSTYKPFVHRHFGSDVHYMELFQSADIWLMRNDFTFEFPRPTMPNVVYMGGFQCKPSKPLSEELEDFVQSSGEHGVIVMTLGTLVGKLPEDIAEDIAAAFAQLPQKVIWRHTGKRPSTLGNNTLLLDWLPQNDLLGHPKTKVFVAHGGTNGIQEAIYHGVPLVGLPLMFDQHDNFFRMEARGVAKVLDIATVNRDNFLEALKEVLYEPSYRDKMKTLSNLHRDQPMKPMDRAMFWIEFVMRHKGAPHLRTESYKMSKIQYYSIDVVAFLLTVVLLVFTVFISVVRFVCRGVFCRSKVKKE, from the coding sequence ATGTACCAACTGAACTTTCTCACATTAGCAGTGCTACTCTGCTCTTCAACTTTGATAAATGGAGGGAAAGTCTTGGTGTTCCCTTTGGATGGAAGCCACTGGATCAACATGAAAATCATCATCGAGGAGCTTCACTCCAGAGGCCATGAAGTCACAGTACTGAGACCTTCAGACAGCTGGTACATCAAACCAGATTCCTCTCACTACAAGACCATCAACATAAATTGCTCTACTGGTTTTGACGAGGAAGGTTTTGGTTCATTTGCAACCACAATGATGATTATGCAGCGTGAAGGTGCTTCGCTTTGGACTCAAATATCTGTAGAGTATGAAGTAATGAGACAATTCTATGAGACCAATAAGAAGCTGCTTGAGACAGTGGAAGGAATGTTTGAGGATACGAAACTGATGCAGAGCCTCCGTGATGCcaaatatgatgtttttatgactgATCCTGCAATTGGTGCAGGGGTGCTGCTGGGTCACCGTTTGGGACTTCCACTTGTCTTCAATGTGAGGTGGACCATTCAGGGTGAGGGGCATCAGGCAATTGCACCATCTCCACTCTCCTATGTCCCAATACCAGGGGCAATGCTGACTGACAAGATGACCTTCTCCCAGAGGGTCAAAAATGTCCTTTACTATTTGTTCACTTGTTTGCAAAATTCGTATGTCACAGATTCAACCTACAAACCATTTGTCCATCGTCACTTTGGCAGTGATGTACATTACATGGAGCTGTTTCAGTCAGCAGACATCTGGCTGATGAGGAACGATTTTACCTTCGAGTTCCCACGACCCACAATGCCAAATGTCGTCTACATGGGAGGATTTCAGTGCAAACCCTCCAAGCCCCTGTCTGAAGAACTAGAGGACTTTGTCCAGAGTTCTGGTGAACATGGTGTCATTGTTATGACACTGGGGACCCTGGTGGGGAAACTCCCTGAGGACATCGCTGAGGacattgctgctgcttttgccCAGCTTCCTCAGAAGGTGATCTGGAGACACACAGGCAAACGACCATCCACCCTCGGCAACAACACCTTACTCTTGGACTGGCTACCACAAAACGACCTCCTGGGTCACCCCAAGACCAAAGTGTTTGTGGCTCATGGAGGCACCAATGGAATACAGGAGGCCATCTACCACGGTGTCCCCCTGGTCGGCCTGCCCCTCATGTTTGACCAGCATGACAACTTCTTCAGAATGGAAGCACGAGGTGTGGCCAAAGTCCTGGACATTGCAACTGTGAACAGAGACAACTTCCTGGAGGCACTGAAGGAGGTCCTCTATGAACCCAGCTACAGGGACAAGATGAAGACACTATCCAACCTGCACAGAGATCAGCCCATGAAACCGATGGACCGTGCCATGTTCTGGATCGAGTTTGTCATGAGGCACAAAGGAGCTCCACACCTGAGGACAGAGTCTTATAAGATGTCCAAGATCCAGTACTACTCCATTGATGTGGTGGCCTTTCTGctcacagttgttttattagtatttactgtttttatttctgtagtgAGGTTTGTGTGTCGGGGGGTGTTTTGTAGGAGCAAAGTCAAAAAGGAATGA